Proteins from a genomic interval of Drosophila melanogaster chromosome 2R:
- the uri gene encoding unconventional prefoldin RPB5 interactor, whose amino-acid sequence MDRREDALLQALQTNASETERWEAFKRDNESTIRNLDKFAKNLSVEVMVPIGRKALMPGELIHTNELLVGHYEGYFSACSSHKAKEICQYRLKLAEEQLKKLAVENDLWQKKLHTPFAEGAVPSGDQVEIVEDFNEESHNKWLAEHRKRMRQQKQKERLEREAEPVKKDNEVLRKLEEREMMEELGLDPDNIDEDQLHDMLNQEPLKSTNESSPKSLTQEEEDELWKKLEAEEQNEADELSSEAEESLKTTDNLVRQLMSGETETPSSKKRTAGTNRNVEIQDPISEDDGDDDDEGDQEEEVRTIREQMSLLPNEDREPFLRAQLHVLKAKMRKIQKVNFISDELIHLMNVVVMLEDDLQDLVFEQELEASEEEEEVVENNHLPDEPSKELSTVSESSTNKRRISFALDDEKLEFRREETVAEMLPNAKKNSRDIIKLNAPLKPAGDPQPASIKTKRQTTQDILQKVERNIEFVKENQSVQDFDLLNRIMEESTGLINTLHISFTHSGAIPSPSSDQSDGIPGKPSDFYVRYEKDRARPNDSFPIYVNGFEGEEHVKVPIMSEAARGSAYEDPRSQFSKPNSSEICFTHSGSITPTSNDQSDDIPGNPFDFYEKYEKDRAKFSKSNSSEGDATDPESATKSILRNKSAVDLEPHNVNQQPKKGRKVRNQKKKERTLDDDLRDMSAYQKVMHDLVEKEPTAPEPLPPGKFIDSHAPKKRVSRFKEQRALNKT is encoded by the exons atggaCCGGCGAGAGGATGCTCTGCTACAG GCCCTCCAAACGAACGCCAGCGAGACAGAGCGCTGGGAAGCCTTCAAGCGCGATAATGAGAGCACCATCCGGAACTTGGACAAGTTCGCAAAGAATCTCAGCGTGGAGGTTATGGTGCCCATTGGACGGAAGGCGCTGATGCCCGGCGAGCTGATCCACACCAACGAGCTTCTGGTGGGTCATTACGAGGGCTACTTCTCCGCCTGCTCCTCCCACAAGGCCAAGGAGATCTGCCAGTACCGCCTGAAGCTGGCCGAGGAGCAGCTGAAGAAGCTGGCCGTGGAGAACGATCTGTGGCA GAAAAAACTCCACACTCCATTTGCGGAGGGGGCGGTTCCCAGTGGCGACCAAGTAGAAATTGTGGAGGATTTCAACGAGGAGTCTCACAACAAGTGGTTGGCGGAGCACAGAAAGCGAATGCGACAGCAAAAGCAGAAGGAGCGCCTCGAACGGGAGGCGGAACCTGTGAAGAAAGATAATGAAGTGCTGCGGAAGCTAGAAGAGCGAGAAATGATGGAGGAACTTGGTCTAGATCCAGATAATATCGACGAGGATCAGCTGCACGATATGCTGAATCAAGAACCTCTGAAATCCACCAACGAAAGTAGTCCTAAATCCTTAACCCAGGAAGAGGAGGATGAGCTGTGGAAGAAGCTGGAAGCCGAGGAGCAGAACGAAGCCGATGAGCTCAGCTCAGAAGCAGAAGAAAGCCTTAAAACAACGGATAACCTAGTGCGCCAGCTCATGTCCGGAGAAACAGAAACTCCATCTTCCAAAAAACGCACTGCAGGAACCAATAGAAACGTGGAAATACAGGATCCCATATCGGaagatgatggtgatgatgatgatgagggtGACCAGGAGGAAGAGGTGCGAACCATACGGGAGCAGATGTCGCTGCTACCCAACGAAGATCGTGAGCCGTTCCTCAGAGCTCAACTGCATGTACTTAAAGCAAAAATGAGGAAGATACAAAAGGTCAACTTTATAAGCGATGAGCTGATTCACTTGATGAATGTGGTGGTCATGCTAGAGGACGACCTACAGGACTTGGTATTTGAGCAGGAACTGGAGGCCAgcgaggaagaggaggaggtTGTCGAAAACAATCATCTTCCAGATGAGCCAAGCAAAGAGCTTTCGACTGTATCTGAATCCAGCACAAATAAACGTCGCATTTCGTTTGCCCTCGACGACGAAAAACTTGAATTCAGAAGGGAGGAGACCGTTGCCGAAATGTTGCCCAATGCGAAAAAGAACTCGAGGGATATCATCAAGCTAAATGCACCTCTTAAACCGGCAGGAGATCCACAACCCGCATCCATTAAAACAAAACGTCAAACAACCCAGGATATCTTGCAAAAAGTAGAACGAAACATTGAGTTTGTCAAGGAAAACCAGAGTGTCCAGGACTTCGATTTACTCAATCGAATTATGGAAGAGTCTACGGGACTCATAAACACTTTACACATAAGTTTCACACATTCCGGTGCCATACCTTCGCCCAGTAGTGATCAAAGCGATGGCATACCTGGAAAGCCCTCTGATTTCTATGTGAGGTATGAGAAGGACCGGGCGCGGCCTAATGATTCGTTTCCTATCTATGTGAACGGCTTTGAAGGCGAGGAGCACGTTAAAGTTCCCATAATGAGCGAAGCTGCACGTGGATCAGCCTATGAAGATCCCAGAAGTCAG TTCTCCAAGCCCAATTCTTCGGAAATATGTTTCACACATTCCGGCTCCATAACTCCGACCAGTAATGATCAAAGTGATGATATACCTGGAAATCCATTTGATTTCTATGAGAAGTATGAGAAGGACCGAGCGAAGTTCTCCAAGTCCAATTCCTCGGAGGGCGACGCTACTGACCCTGAATCAGCGACCAAATCGATCCTACGAAACAAATCTGCTGTGGACCTGGAGCCGCATAATGTCAACCAGCAGCCCAAGAAGGGCAGGAAGGTCCGGAATCAAAAGAAGAAGGAGCGCACCCTAGACGATGACCTGCGCGACATGAGCGCCTACCAAAAGGTCATGCATGATCTTGTGGAGAAGGAGCCGACTGCACCGGAGCCTCTGCCACCGGGCAAGTTCATCGACTCGCATGCGCCAAAGAAGCGGGTTAGCCGCTTCAAGGAGCAGCGAGCCCTTAACAAAACGTAG
- the Fcp1 gene encoding TFIIF-interacting CTD phosphatase, isoform B: MQNIPDEEGATPSRAPGGVAASGAAEGDDGGGGSGAKNSASGNSNNNTSGGGIIVLRAALGENEARAVINKWRVREGQFVSAAQILFLYQPVGVDAKDAKDAGKPGGDCAIQRYKSQRAGVVKKRLRKEGELLTKGDAILELSECIHTTVIKDMCADCGADLRQNENGQTSEASVPMVHTMPDLKVTQKLAQKLGHDDTRRLLADRKLVLLVDLDQTVIHTTNDTVPDNIKGIYHFQLYGPHSPWYHTRLRPGTAEFLERMSQLYELHICTFGARNYAHMIAQLLDPEGKFFSHRILSRDECFNATSKTDNLKALFPNGDSMVCIIDDREDVWNMASNLIQVKPYHFFQHTGDINAPPGLSKHELDGEGVDFKEITEKHGDKDKTESSSEVKPEDTDKGDNTVTSTSKDDDVNEESVDVFEIEGDAKDPEVSNASSATEAPKEPRDKLNGKTNAEDIVVIDDSSSGSPDAEKAASDGEDVVVIDDNSKESTKAEVPPTPAEKNEVVASSTTSPDEKRPSADADVATTSKTPSLRAPLEGQKQIEIEDPDDYLLYLEVILRNIHKRFYSIYDETTEIPDLKVIVPKIRSEVLRGKNLVFSGLVPTQMKLEQSRAYFIAKSLGAEVKPNIDKEITHLVAVNAGTYKVNAAKKEPAIKVVNANWLWTCAERWEHVEEKLFPLDRKVRNKGRQPPAHCHSPEHVVNYSERSEISPSSSKQQEEQSGNFRETLNPLLVFTNADIESMNKDYETFFESDSSSDEGPVNFENPPMDKKLLKRKREDDNSNRAHDFFTRSDDIMIGAPNLVEVDISSNEEADDNNEKEDDDDEMPSAKFRRGEDLPSDLELGSESNSEKEPEDEDDGEWNMMGAALEREFLGLEDFDM, translated from the exons ATGCAGAACATACCGGACGAGGAGGGCGCGACGCCCAGCCGCGCgccagggggcgtggccgcaTCTGGAGCTGCCGAAGGCGACGATGGCGGCGGAGGAAGCGGAGCCAAGAACAGCgccagcggcaacagcaacaacaacaccagcgGTGGCGGCATCATTGTTTTGAGAGCTGCGCTGGGAGAGAACGAGGCGAGAGCGGTAATCAATAAATGGCGGGTTCGCGAGGGACAATTCGTGTCGGCGGCCCAAATCTTGTTTCTTTACCAGCCCGTGGGCGTGGACGCGAAGGACGCGAAGGACGCGGGAAAGCCGGGCGGGGACTGTGCCATCCAGAGGTACAAGTCCCAGCGCGCCGGAGTGGTGAAGAAGCGCCTTCGCAAGGAAGGGGAGCTTCTTACGaaggg GGATGCCATTCTGGAGCTGTCCGAGTGCATACACACCACGGTCATCAAGGACATGTGCGCGGACTGCGGAGCCGACTTGCGTCAGAACGAGAAT GGACAGACCTCCGAGGCCTCGGTGCCAATGGTGCACACCATGCCCGATCTTAAGGTCACCCAGAAGCTGGCCCAGAAGCTCGGGCACGACGACACCCGCCGCCTGCTGGCGGATAGGAAGCTGGTCCTGCTTGTCGATCTCGATCAGACGGTGATCCACACCACCAACGACACTGTGCCGGACAACATCAAGGGCATCTACCACTTCCAGCTGTACGGCCCACATTCCCCGTGGTACCACACGCGCCTGCGCCCCGGCACCGCCGAGTTTCTGGAGCGCATGTCCCAGCTGTACGAACTGCACATTTGCACTTTTGGTGCGCGTAACTACGCGCACATGATTGCCCAGCTGCTGGACCCGGAGGGCAAGTTCTTCTCGCACAGGATTCTGTCCAGAGACGAGTGTTTCAACGCCACCAGCAAGACGGACAATTTAAA GGCTCTGTTTCCGAATGGCGATTCCATGGTGTGCATCATTGACGATCGCGAGGATGTGTGGAACATGGCTTCAAATTTGATTCAGGTTAAGCCCTACCACTTCTTTCAACACACTGGTGACATCAATGCCCCGCCGGGTTTGTCTAAGCATGAACTGGATGGCGAAGGCGTTGACTTTAAAG AGATTACCGAGAAGCATGGGGACAAAGATAAGACGGAATCCAGCAGCGAAGTCAAACCAGAAGACACCGATAAGGGTGATAATACCGTCACAAGCACAAGCAAAGATGACGATGTAAACGAGGAGTCAGTAGACGTGTTCGAAATAGAGGGCGATGCCAAGGATCCAGAGGTTTCCAACGCCTCAAGCGCTACAGAAGCACCCAAAGAGCCGAGAGACAAATTGAATGGCAAGACTAATGCTGAGGATATTGTGGTCATAGACGACAGCTCATCTGGCTCACCAGATGCTGAAAAAGCAGCCAGCGATGGCGAAGACGTAGTAGTTATTGATGATAATTCCAAGGAGAGCACAAAAGCCGAGGTGCCCCCCACACCGGCAGAAAAGAATGAGGTTGTAGCCTCATCCACCACTTCGCCGGATGAGAAGCGCCCGTCTGCTGACGCTGATGTGGCCACCACGTCTAAGACGCCCAGCTTACGAGCACCGCTCGAGGGGCAAAAGCAGATAGAGATTGAAGACCCCGACGATTACCTGCTGTATCTAGAGGTCATACTTCGTAACATTCACAAGCGATTCTACTCTATTTACGACGAAACCACGGAAATACCCGATCTAAAGGTTATCGTTCCGAAGATTCGGAGCGAAGTGCTGCGCGGCAAGAACCTGGTGTTCTCCGGCCTGGTGCCCACGCAGATGAAGCTCGAGCAGTCGCGGGCGTATTTCATAGCCAAGAGCCTGGGCGCCGAAGTGAAGCCCAATATTGACAAGGAGATAACGCATCTAGTGGCGGTCAACGCAGGCACCTACAAGGTTAACGCCGCCAAAAAAGAGCCTGCCATTAAAGTGGTCAATGCGAATTGGTTGTGGACCTGCGCCGAGCGCTGGGAGCACGTGGAGGAGAAGCTCTTTCCACTGGACCGCAAGGTACGCAACAAGGGTCGCCAGCCACCCGCCCATTGCCATAGTCCCGAGCACGTGGTTAACTACAGCGAGCGTTCGGAGATCTCACCCTCGAGCAGcaagcagcaggaggagcagagCGGCAACTTCCGCGAAACGCTGAATCCGCTGCTGGTCTTCACCAACGCAGATATCGAGTCTATGAATAAGGACTACGAAACATTCTTCGAGTCAGACTCGTCCAGCGACGAGGGTCCTGTAAATTTTG AAAATCCACCAATGGACAAGAAGCTGTTGAAGAGAAAGCGCGAAGATGATAATTCCAACAGAGCTCACGACTTTTTCACGCGAAGCGATGATATAATGATTGGAGCGCCAAACCTCGTGGAGGTGGACATTAGCTCGAACGAGGAGGCCGATGACAATAACGAGAAGGAGGACGATGACGATGAGATGCCCAGCGCCAAGTTTAGGCGAG GGGAAGACCTGCCTTCCGACCTGGAGCTTGGATCCGAGTCCAACAGCGAGAAGGAACcggaggacgaggacgacggCGAATGGAACATGATGGGCGCCGCTCTAGAAAGGGAGTTCCTCGGCCTGGAGGACTTTGACATGTAG
- the CG3511 gene encoding uncharacterized protein, isoform B, with protein MSDKTKEDLKRSAPEEENEPQEESVSSEKEAEGEEDAWIGPMPSEQSAPAPAKKKKVLPYEHIYLENLPNAESYERSYMHRDVITHLVCTKTDFVVTASLDGHIKFWKKGELGIEFVKHFRSHLVPIKSLTTNDSGTLLCSAATDQTAKVFDVVNFDMINIIRLGYTPQCSEWINGPGDAVQALAISDSESSRIHIYDGQGGGEALHTLEKLHSAPVVAMCLNVAMETVISVDRNGILEYWQNSKYDYKFPQRLVNFDSKLDTSLFEFAKQKTQVTGLAATPDGKRFAAISTDRKVRVFQFNTGKLIRVFDEALSTYTQMQQTKHALPNMEFGRRMAAERDLEKTAQNATLNILFDSTGNFLLYPTMLGIKVINVVTNRCVTILGKTDNIRPLQVALFQGRIKRQKAAITMEQEASENPALQNILNDPTAFCTAYKKSRFYLYSRRLPSDLQDVDRDIFNEKPSKEDIIAVPEASVVQRIYENVVLHTTKGDIHMRLFFKEVPKTVENFCVHAKNGYYNGHIFHRVIKGFMVQTGDPTGTGTGGKSIWGSDFKDEFVPSLKHDRPYTVSMANAGPNTNGSQFFITVLPTPWLDNKHTVFGRVYRGMEVVLNICNSKANPKTDKPYDDIKIISIHLSN; from the exons ATGAGTGATAAAACCAAGGAAGACCTGAAGCGCAGTGCCCCGGAGGAGGAGAATGAGCCCCAGGAGGAATCTGTGTCATCCGAAAAAGAGGCGGAAGGCGAGGAAGACGCCTGGATTGGACCCATGCCTTCAGAGCAGAGCGCTCCCGCGCCCGCCAAGAAAAAGAAGG TCCTGCCCTATGAACACATCTACCTGGAAAACCTGCCCAATGCTGAGAGCTACGAGAGGAGCTACATGCACCGCGATGTGATCACTCATTTGGTGTGCACGAAGACGGATTTCGTAGTGACCGCCAGTCTGGATGGACACATCAAATTCTGGAAGAAGGGCGAGCTGGGCATCGAGTTCGTCAAGCACTTTCGCAGCCACCTAG TACCCATCAAATCACTGACCACCAACGACAGCGGCACGCTGCTCTGCTCGGCGGCCACGGATCAGACAGCCAAGGTCTTCGATGTTGTCAACTTCGACATGATCAACATCATTCGATTGGGCTACACACCGCAGTGCAGTGAGTGGATAAATGGGCCGGGAGATGCCGTACAAGCACTGGCCAT ctcggATTCAGAGAGTAGCCGCATACACATCTACGACGGGCAAGGAGGCGGAGAAGCCCTTCACACCTTGGAGAAACTTCACTCGGCGCCCGTGGTGGCGATGTGCTTGAATGTGGCCATGGAGACCGTCATTTCTGTCGATCGCAATGGCATTCTCGAATACTGGCAAAACTCGAAGTACGACTACAAGTTTCCACAGCGTCTGGTGAATTTTGACTCCAAGCTAGACACAA GCCTCTTTGAGTTTGCCAAACAGAAGACCCAAGTCACGGGTTTAGCCGCCACGCCGGATGGAAAGCGTTTTGCCGCCATTTCCACAGATCGTAAGGTCCGCGTCTTTCAGTTCAACACGGGCAAGTTGATCCGGGTATTCGATGAAGCTCTATCTACATACACCCAAATGCAGCAGACGAAGCACGCCCTGCCCAACATGGAGTTTGGCAGAAG AATGGCGGCTGAGCGGGATCTGGAGAAGACTGCCCAGAATGCAACCCTTAATATTTTGTTCGACAGCACTGGCAACTTCTTGCTCTACCCAACGATGTTGGGCATCAAGGTGATCAATGTGGTAACGAATCGCTGCGTCACAATTCTAGGAAAAACCGACAACATACGGCCCCTCCAGGTGGCCTTGTTTCAAGGAAGAATTAAGCGCCAAAAAGCTGCTATAACAATGGAGCAAGAGGCCAGTGAAAACCCAGCACTCCAGAATATCCTTAACGATCCAACAGCCTTTTGCACTGCTTACAA AAAAAGTCGCTTCTATTTGTACAGCCGAAGACTGCCCTCGGATCTGCAGGATGTCGACCGCGATATTTTCAACGAGAAGCCCTCGAAGGAGGACATTATCGCCGTGCCGGAAGCTTCAG TCGTGCAACGCATCTACGAGAACGTGGTGCTCCACACCACGAAAGGCGATATCCACATGAGGCTGTTCTTCAAGGAGGTTCCAAAGACGGTTGAGAACTTCTGTGTTCATGCGAAAAATGG GTACTACAATGGACACATATTCCATCGCGTGATCAAGGGCTTCATGGTGCAGACTGGCGATCCCACGGGAACGGGCACGGGCGGCAAATCCATTTGGGGAAGCGATTTCAAAGACGAGTTCGTGCCGAGCCTGAAACACGATCGGCCCTACACGGTCAGCATGGCTAACGCGGGTCCAAACACGAATGGAAGCCAGTTCTTTATCACAGTCCTGCCCACG CCCTGGCTCGACAACAAGCACACGGTGTTCGGAAGAGTTTACCGCGGCATGGAGGTGGTTCTCAACATTTGCAATTCCAAGGCGAATCCCAAGACGGACAAGCCCTACGACgacattaaaattatttcgaTACACTTAAGTAATTGA